In a single window of the Leptospira sanjuanensis genome:
- a CDS encoding crotonase/enoyl-CoA hydratase family protein — MKTHFEFFEIVARPEDKTAILYLNRPDKRNAMNWPFWRDLPDAVEEINANSDIHAFVIAARGKSFSTGLDLDSFIQQFGNVIQAPLGGDRRKFFDLILKMQKGINAVYDSPKPSIAAVQKHCIGGGLDLISACDIRYATTDASISLREAKVAIVADMGSINRLPAIIGQGHTRELALTGKDIDGIEAERIGLVTKVFQTEEEMMQAALATAKEIAENPKIVVSGVKDVMRFAEGKPLEAGLNYVALWNSSFLDSADFRGAMQSFKERKRPVYNQN; from the coding sequence GTCGCAAGGCCCGAAGACAAAACCGCCATTCTTTATTTGAACCGCCCGGACAAGAGAAATGCTATGAACTGGCCTTTCTGGAGGGATTTACCGGACGCCGTTGAGGAAATCAACGCGAACTCCGACATTCACGCGTTCGTCATTGCTGCACGCGGAAAATCCTTTTCCACCGGTCTCGATTTGGATTCGTTCATCCAACAATTCGGCAACGTGATCCAAGCGCCTCTCGGCGGAGACCGCAGAAAATTCTTCGATCTCATCTTAAAAATGCAGAAAGGAATCAACGCGGTCTACGATTCACCCAAACCTTCGATCGCGGCGGTTCAAAAACATTGCATCGGCGGAGGGCTCGATCTCATCTCCGCTTGCGACATCCGTTACGCGACCACAGACGCTTCCATCTCGCTTCGCGAAGCGAAAGTCGCGATCGTTGCGGACATGGGTTCCATCAATAGACTTCCCGCAATCATCGGACAAGGTCATACGAGAGAACTGGCTCTTACAGGTAAGGACATCGACGGGATCGAAGCCGAAAGAATCGGACTCGTTACTAAGGTTTTTCAAACGGAAGAAGAGATGATGCAAGCCGCGCTAGCGACCGCGAAAGAAATCGCGGAGAATCCGAAGATCGTCGTGTCGGGCGTTAAGGATGTAATGCGCTTTGCGGAAGGAAAACCGCTCGAAGCCGGTCTGAATTATGTGGCACTATGGAACTCGAGTTTTCTCGATTCCGCGGATTTTAGAGGAGCGATGCAATCTTTCAAGGAGCGCAAACGCCCCGTCTACAATCAAAACTGA
- a CDS encoding tetratricopeptide repeat protein gives MSFPTLIRSAIQRENQREFTKAFNLYKEALSFTTSPKTILKIRNRQAWCQYHIGNTRETLNLFHEIITQYPNEPGSYLYYSNYLIKVSNFKQAKKILTKGIELYPDQLELYLTLASLLKDTDRSNEAIAVLKQALAQEKLSRGRGILRKDIWAELGHLYYQRGDYNSALVSLKTSMRMDSDENFLHYDMIAQCYLKVADHKNALKFIDLYIQYFGESDSDILIIKARAHAQLGESHLACASLLQAYSMENGLKLNAEDMVDFAPLLQTGFFDTLENVEIEEP, from the coding sequence GTGAGTTTCCCTACACTGATCAGATCTGCGATTCAGAGGGAGAATCAAAGAGAATTCACGAAAGCTTTCAACCTCTACAAGGAAGCTCTTTCCTTCACCACAAGTCCGAAAACGATCTTAAAGATCCGAAATCGTCAGGCTTGGTGCCAGTATCATATCGGAAATACTCGAGAGACATTGAATCTCTTTCACGAGATCATCACTCAATATCCGAACGAACCTGGCAGCTATCTCTACTATTCCAATTATCTCATCAAGGTTTCCAATTTCAAACAAGCAAAGAAGATTCTTACCAAAGGAATCGAACTTTATCCGGATCAACTCGAGTTGTATCTGACTCTCGCTTCCCTATTGAAAGACACGGACCGTTCGAACGAAGCGATCGCGGTTTTAAAACAGGCGCTGGCTCAGGAAAAACTTTCGAGAGGAAGGGGAATTCTCCGTAAGGATATCTGGGCGGAACTCGGACATCTTTACTATCAAAGAGGAGATTACAACTCCGCTTTGGTTTCTTTGAAAACTTCCATGAGAATGGACAGCGACGAGAATTTTCTGCACTACGACATGATCGCCCAGTGTTATCTGAAAGTCGCCGATCATAAAAACGCGTTGAAGTTCATCGACTTATACATACAATATTTCGGAGAGTCTGATTCGGACATTCTCATCATCAAAGCGAGAGCGCACGCACAACTCGGAGAAAGTCATTTGGCCTGTGCTTCCCTTTTACAGGCGTATTCGATGGAAAACGGATTGAAACTGAACGCGGAAGATATGGTGGACTTTGCCCCGCTGCTCCAGACCGGGTTTTTCGATACATTAGAGAACGTTGAAATAGAAGAACCCTGA
- a CDS encoding DUF2167 domain-containing protein, translated as MKLKITATILLLLSFGLLAQPSPEAIKIVNSLKYKTGKVTLGDGLATLNVPSNFRYIDGAQSKLVLENVWGNPPGAEPLGMLFLKNETPISQNFSYAISISFSEEGYIKDDDAKDMDYDDLLDEMKDDMKEANEARKKEGYESVELVGWASPPFYDAKTKKLHWAKTLKFEGSPVDTLNYNIRMLGRKGVLILNVIADIDKLSLVNGELDSIVNSTEFNEGHRYADFNPGLDTVAAYGIGGLIAGKVLAKAGFFALLLKFWKVIALAVIGGLGVLKRFIFKEKETAAPPSNDSNA; from the coding sequence ATGAAATTGAAAATCACGGCGACGATTCTACTCCTCTTATCCTTCGGATTGCTCGCGCAACCGAGCCCGGAAGCGATCAAGATCGTCAATTCTTTGAAATACAAAACCGGAAAGGTAACGTTGGGAGACGGGCTCGCAACCTTGAACGTTCCCTCTAACTTCCGATACATCGACGGGGCGCAGAGTAAACTCGTTTTGGAAAACGTCTGGGGGAATCCGCCCGGAGCGGAACCGCTCGGAATGTTGTTTCTAAAGAATGAAACACCGATTAGCCAAAACTTCTCTTATGCGATCAGCATTTCCTTTTCCGAAGAAGGTTATATCAAGGACGACGACGCAAAGGACATGGACTACGACGACCTTCTCGACGAGATGAAAGACGACATGAAGGAAGCCAACGAAGCCCGCAAAAAGGAAGGTTACGAAAGCGTCGAATTGGTGGGTTGGGCCTCTCCTCCGTTTTACGATGCTAAGACCAAAAAACTGCATTGGGCAAAGACCTTGAAGTTCGAAGGTTCTCCGGTCGATACATTGAATTATAATATTCGAATGTTGGGGAGGAAAGGCGTTCTGATCCTGAACGTAATCGCCGACATCGACAAACTTTCTTTGGTCAATGGAGAACTCGACTCGATCGTAAACTCGACCGAGTTCAACGAAGGACATCGTTACGCCGACTTCAATCCGGGTCTGGATACGGTGGCCGCGTACGGGATCGGAGGTTTGATAGCGGGAAAAGTTTTGGCGAAAGCGGGCTTTTTCGCTCTCTTATTAAAATTCTGGAAAGTGATCGCGTTAGCCGTAATCGGCGGATTGGGCGTGCTGAAGAGGTTTATCTTTAAGGAAAAGGAAACTGCGGCTCCTCCGAGTAACGATTCCAACGCTTAA
- a CDS encoding LIC_10740 family protein: MNWQKIKESAIAIRDAAWEAIKAAGVKINLGYLWLFRTATEDGVSRRTLFLTYAWIGVVLFFTSFILAGNSPFVTLVPFSLYDVGNRDPRTTITIYGSDGERQVFPVQRKVLLEDEEYRHKTMTLIGEISESSYFDKTLESGKGEHYKNLKRLPEIQYAVKAIWKTGNVLILDFRKSTLQEILSGMKFRIDYTYVQQNMKEEEKQKEIARKKMALLDSTFLALEKTVFENFQDIQSLEYRLDGLSESIPGMEYSLNLTHKRN, translated from the coding sequence ATGAATTGGCAAAAAATTAAAGAATCTGCAATCGCGATCAGAGACGCGGCATGGGAAGCGATCAAGGCCGCGGGAGTAAAAATCAATCTCGGATATCTTTGGTTGTTCCGCACCGCCACCGAAGACGGAGTTTCCAGACGAACCCTTTTTCTGACCTACGCTTGGATCGGAGTCGTATTATTTTTTACGTCCTTTATTCTCGCGGGCAATAGCCCTTTCGTCACACTCGTTCCGTTTTCCCTTTACGACGTGGGAAACAGAGATCCGAGAACGACGATCACGATCTACGGATCGGACGGAGAACGTCAGGTATTTCCGGTTCAAAGAAAGGTTCTTCTCGAAGACGAAGAATACCGTCACAAGACGATGACCCTGATCGGAGAAATCAGCGAATCCTCGTATTTCGATAAGACACTTGAAAGCGGAAAGGGAGAACATTATAAAAACCTAAAGCGTTTGCCCGAGATACAATACGCGGTAAAAGCGATCTGGAAGACCGGAAACGTTTTGATTTTGGATTTCAGAAAATCGACGCTTCAGGAAATCCTTTCCGGGATGAAGTTTAGAATCGATTATACTTACGTTCAACAGAACATGAAAGAGGAAGAAAAACAAAAGGAAATCGCCCGTAAAAAGATGGCCCTCTTGGATTCCACGTTTCTTGCTCTGGAAAAAACCGTTTTCGAGAATTTTCAGGATATTCAAAGCCTAGAATATAGGCTCGACGGTTTATCGGAGAGCATTCCCGGAATGGAATATTCTCTCAATTTAACCCATAAAAGGAACTGA
- a CDS encoding N-acetylmuramoyl-L-alanine amidase family protein, whose translation MAKNQIYLWGLILFFSNAWGLAAKVSIPTQASERYVRFEDVQKEFPSLKSSFNPATFVGSIKHPSGEIRFRVGSSFYTFNQTIEKISVPILYKEKDFLIPPEIVEALFVQLMSEDVRYEYKENVLELEVLPGAEILGIKTVLIDAGHGGKDPGTASNDGTNEKTVALQVAKILKKFFEKVYPSIEVVLTRPDDTFVELEQRSAIANRELKKKGSALFISLHCNSSINEDVNGFEIYYLSQTASTESARETALLENRILKPKGTSAVKRIQAGMMSSLIQRRSRILARSLESEMKKKLQPQILSRGVKKADFSVLRGSLMPAVLVEMGYLSHEKESKLLQSKSLQVKIAKSIVEGIRGYELAKN comes from the coding sequence TTGGCAAAAAATCAAATCTATCTTTGGGGGCTGATCCTATTCTTTTCCAACGCGTGGGGACTTGCGGCCAAGGTCTCCATTCCCACGCAGGCTTCCGAACGTTATGTGCGCTTTGAGGACGTTCAAAAGGAATTTCCTTCCCTAAAGTCCTCGTTCAATCCAGCGACCTTTGTCGGTTCGATCAAACATCCTTCCGGAGAAATCCGTTTTCGGGTAGGCTCCTCCTTTTACACCTTCAATCAAACGATCGAAAAAATCTCCGTTCCGATTTTGTATAAGGAAAAGGATTTTCTGATTCCACCCGAAATCGTGGAAGCCTTGTTCGTACAACTCATGTCCGAGGACGTTCGTTACGAATATAAGGAAAACGTGTTGGAGTTGGAGGTTCTTCCGGGCGCGGAAATACTCGGAATCAAGACCGTTCTGATCGATGCTGGACACGGAGGAAAGGACCCGGGGACTGCCTCGAACGACGGAACGAACGAGAAAACGGTCGCTCTTCAAGTCGCCAAAATTCTCAAGAAGTTCTTCGAAAAGGTTTATCCGTCGATCGAAGTCGTATTAACGAGACCGGACGACACGTTCGTGGAACTCGAACAAAGATCCGCGATCGCCAATCGGGAACTCAAAAAAAAGGGAAGCGCTTTGTTCATCAGTCTTCACTGCAATTCCTCCATCAACGAGGATGTGAACGGTTTCGAAATCTATTATCTTTCGCAAACTGCCTCCACAGAATCCGCGCGGGAAACCGCGCTGTTGGAAAACCGGATTCTCAAGCCCAAAGGAACCTCAGCCGTGAAAAGAATCCAGGCGGGAATGATGTCCTCCCTCATCCAAAGAAGGAGCAGAATCTTAGCCAGGTCCCTGGAATCGGAGATGAAAAAAAAGCTCCAACCTCAAATTCTGTCCAGGGGAGTGAAAAAGGCGGATTTTTCGGTCCTCCGAGGAAGTCTCATGCCCGCGGTTCTCGTGGAAATGGGTTATCTTTCTCATGAAAAAGAATCCAAACTTTTGCAAAGCAAAAGTCTGCAAGTAAAGATAGCGAAAAGTATCGTAGAAGGAATCCGGGGATATGAATTGGCAAAAAATTAA
- a CDS encoding DEAD/DEAH box helicase, with the protein MKFEELSLHPKLLSAIQEIGYTELTPIQERSIPHGLEGKDITGLAQTGTGKTVAFLVPVIHTILTKEIQGVSALVLAPTRELTMQISDEAKKLLKHSEGIRAVPIIGGTDYKSQNKDLEGLNGIIVATPGRLIDMIKSGSIDISNVEFFVLDEADRMLDMGFIQDIRWLLHKCKNRKQTLLFSATLSVEVMRLAYRFLNEPVEIQINPEKIITERIDQKIVHLGREEKIPYMTNLIVNSEEEGQGIIFTNYKANIPKIVHTLRKYGIPVTGISSELDQKKRLRLLRDFKSGKYRYMVATDVASRGIDVENIDIVYNYDLPQDTENYVHRIGRTARAGRKGKAIGFCSESDYVELEKIEKYLKQKIDVLDVQEEYIQFPAGDFQPFVGGDSYDREKETHFKQNGRRPHERGERAPHKHDRDRRGDKRHASHTRSHSPARDSSQKKKPAAAIQEAEFFLQKADSVLSSEPKGNKQGNKNQHRFQGGKDKQRQPNGGQQQGGGNQQRNQQNRDRNQNRNQQTNKNYDKSKRNLFDINDTQREDSKKKKGSIWQKIKSIFGG; encoded by the coding sequence ATGAAATTCGAAGAACTTTCGCTACATCCTAAATTACTTTCAGCCATTCAAGAGATCGGTTATACCGAACTCACTCCGATTCAGGAACGATCGATTCCGCACGGGCTGGAAGGAAAAGACATCACCGGTCTCGCACAAACGGGAACCGGAAAGACCGTGGCCTTTTTAGTGCCGGTCATTCACACCATTCTTACCAAAGAAATCCAAGGCGTTTCCGCTCTCGTATTGGCTCCCACAAGAGAACTTACGATGCAAATTTCGGACGAAGCCAAAAAACTTCTGAAACATTCGGAAGGAATCCGCGCGGTGCCGATCATCGGCGGAACCGATTACAAATCCCAAAACAAGGATTTGGAAGGATTGAACGGAATCATCGTCGCGACTCCGGGAAGATTGATCGACATGATCAAGTCCGGTTCCATCGACATATCCAACGTCGAGTTCTTCGTTCTAGACGAAGCGGATCGAATGCTCGACATGGGATTCATCCAGGACATCCGTTGGCTTCTTCATAAATGTAAGAATCGCAAGCAGACCTTGCTGTTCTCCGCAACCTTATCCGTGGAAGTGATGCGTCTCGCCTATCGCTTCTTAAACGAACCCGTTGAAATTCAGATCAATCCCGAAAAGATCATCACCGAAAGAATCGATCAGAAGATCGTCCACTTGGGACGCGAGGAAAAAATTCCTTACATGACCAATCTGATCGTCAACTCGGAGGAAGAAGGTCAGGGAATCATATTCACGAATTATAAAGCGAATATTCCCAAGATCGTTCATACTCTACGCAAATACGGAATTCCCGTCACTGGAATCTCCTCCGAGTTGGATCAGAAAAAAAGACTGAGACTTTTACGGGATTTCAAATCGGGCAAATACCGTTATATGGTCGCGACCGACGTCGCTTCCCGCGGGATCGACGTCGAAAACATAGACATCGTTTACAATTACGATCTTCCGCAAGACACGGAAAACTACGTTCATAGAATCGGACGTACGGCAAGAGCGGGAAGAAAAGGGAAGGCGATCGGTTTTTGTTCCGAGTCCGATTACGTGGAACTCGAAAAGATCGAAAAATATCTGAAACAAAAGATCGACGTTCTGGACGTTCAGGAAGAATATATTCAATTTCCTGCGGGTGATTTTCAGCCTTTCGTGGGCGGTGATTCCTACGATCGGGAAAAGGAAACTCACTTCAAACAAAACGGGAGACGTCCTCACGAAAGAGGGGAACGCGCTCCTCACAAACACGATCGGGACAGAAGAGGGGACAAACGTCACGCAAGTCATACCCGTTCTCATTCTCCCGCAAGAGATTCTTCCCAAAAGAAAAAACCGGCCGCCGCGATTCAAGAGGCGGAATTTTTTCTGCAAAAAGCCGATTCCGTTTTATCTTCCGAACCGAAAGGCAATAAACAAGGCAATAAGAATCAACATCGTTTTCAAGGCGGCAAGGACAAACAACGTCAGCCGAATGGCGGTCAACAACAGGGCGGCGGAAATCAACAACGCAATCAGCAAAATCGCGACCGCAATCAGAACAGAAACCAACAGACGAATAAGAATTACGACAAGAGCAAACGGAATCTGTTCGATATCAACGACACTCAAAGAGAAGATTCCAAAAAGAAAAAAGGTTCGATTTGGCAAAAAATCAAATCTATCTTTGGGGGCTGA
- a CDS encoding class I SAM-dependent methyltransferase, with the protein MYPKLELIPHPQYPEHYQICKRTGVCFYKPAKTREYKDSYFLEEYKNQYQKTYYEDEVSLRALARKRLAILGQLHDPKGSALFELGSAAGFFLDEAKKVGYQVSGLEISPAEVEYSRKTLGLDVLCDSFLGEKVLQGSTFDVVAAFFVVEHFPDADFVFEKLTGLVKPGGFLFLGLPSLYGPTFQTNPEEWFRTHPSDHFWDYSPASLKKMLKGYGFKTEYKKPMSYHPSRDRGWRGKTLSHRLFARLSDLTCYGDTFHLIAQKLHT; encoded by the coding sequence ATGTATCCGAAACTCGAGCTGATTCCTCATCCGCAGTATCCCGAACACTATCAGATCTGCAAACGAACCGGAGTTTGTTTTTACAAACCGGCCAAAACCCGGGAATACAAGGATTCTTATTTTTTAGAAGAATATAAAAATCAGTATCAAAAGACCTACTACGAAGACGAGGTTTCCCTGCGCGCTCTTGCCCGAAAACGGCTCGCGATCTTGGGTCAGCTCCACGACCCGAAAGGGTCCGCTCTTTTCGAACTCGGTTCGGCCGCAGGCTTCTTTTTGGACGAAGCAAAGAAAGTCGGTTATCAGGTGAGCGGTTTGGAAATTTCTCCCGCAGAGGTCGAATATTCCCGAAAGACTTTGGGGCTCGACGTTCTCTGCGATTCTTTTTTAGGGGAGAAGGTTTTACAAGGGTCTACTTTCGACGTCGTTGCGGCTTTCTTCGTAGTGGAACATTTTCCGGACGCGGACTTCGTGTTCGAAAAGTTAACCGGTCTTGTCAAACCCGGAGGATTTCTGTTCTTAGGACTGCCTTCCTTATACGGTCCGACCTTTCAAACCAATCCGGAAGAATGGTTCCGCACGCATCCGTCGGACCATTTTTGGGATTACAGCCCAGCCTCCCTGAAAAAAATGTTGAAAGGATACGGTTTTAAGACTGAGTATAAGAAACCGATGTCCTACCACCCGTCCCGTGATCGGGGCTGGAGAGGAAAAACACTGAGTCACCGCCTTTTTGCACGTCTCTCAGACCTCACCTGTTACGGTGATACATTCCACTTAATCGCTCAGAAGCTGCACACATGA
- a CDS encoding RidA family protein, translating to MSIQNKIESLGYKLPPAPQAIAAYIPANRSGNLVFTSGQLPLKDGQLMQVGKLGEGLSVDDVKEATIQASLNAIAAAAAVCGGPDKLVRIVKIGVFVACSPNFTEHHLVANHGSNFLLSVFGEEGRHARFAVGTPSLPLGSPVEVEVTFQVADAP from the coding sequence ATGAGCATTCAAAACAAAATCGAATCCTTAGGTTACAAACTTCCTCCCGCTCCGCAAGCGATCGCGGCGTATATTCCCGCAAATCGTTCGGGAAATCTCGTATTCACTTCGGGACAACTTCCTCTCAAAGACGGTCAACTGATGCAGGTTGGAAAACTGGGAGAAGGTCTTTCCGTCGACGACGTCAAGGAAGCGACGATCCAAGCGAGTCTCAACGCAATCGCAGCGGCTGCGGCAGTTTGCGGAGGTCCGGACAAACTCGTTCGAATCGTGAAGATCGGAGTCTTTGTCGCTTGCAGTCCGAATTTTACCGAACATCATCTTGTCGCGAATCACGGAAGCAACTTTCTTCTTTCCGTGTTCGGAGAAGAAGGACGTCATGCGCGCTTTGCCGTGGGAACTCCTTCGCTTCCGCTTGGATCGCCCGTGGAAGTGGAAGTCACCTTTCAGGTTGCAGATGCTCCGTAA
- a CDS encoding BPSS1187 family protein yields the protein MNHLEYKKTIIILLFSSFLFLSSTISCKRFQDKEDDPNADLFTGYALLSVLGCTQYQNAPRVDTVDGLTRIFVLPSFTFPCVPRYNDPHLIFVPSSSVKNILTVFLPGSGGTPIGVSKLIQEGAARGYHSVGLMYPNGEPINVLCNGAGSSPACFGNAREEIITGVDKTNVVFVDTNNSIDGRLLKLLQYLVVKRPNDGWGQFLNGDSVNWNKVYFGGHSQGSGHAAFQGKIKAIGRVSIYSGVGDYHIASATPATWLAQSGLTSSAFFFGLIHVGDGVTNFSGNSNQATDTWQSAFGMNGALTDADSGTAPFGGTQRLTTNRCAGQDENSKHNCTMIPSQQAAWDYISFP from the coding sequence ATGAATCATTTAGAATATAAAAAAACGATCATAATCCTTCTCTTCTCTTCCTTTCTTTTTCTTTCGTCGACGATCTCCTGTAAACGGTTTCAAGACAAAGAAGACGATCCGAATGCGGATCTTTTCACCGGATATGCATTGTTGAGCGTATTGGGATGTACACAATATCAGAACGCACCCCGCGTGGATACGGTCGACGGTTTGACTCGGATTTTCGTTCTGCCGAGTTTTACGTTTCCCTGCGTGCCGCGATACAACGACCCGCATTTGATTTTTGTTCCTTCTTCCTCCGTAAAAAATATTCTTACCGTGTTTTTGCCGGGTTCGGGAGGAACTCCGATCGGCGTTTCCAAACTCATTCAGGAAGGCGCGGCCCGCGGTTATCACAGCGTCGGTTTGATGTATCCGAACGGTGAACCGATCAACGTTCTTTGTAACGGTGCGGGAAGTTCTCCCGCTTGTTTCGGGAATGCGAGAGAGGAAATCATTACGGGAGTCGATAAGACGAACGTCGTTTTCGTCGATACGAACAATTCCATCGACGGTCGTTTGTTGAAGCTACTTCAATATCTCGTCGTCAAACGTCCGAACGACGGTTGGGGACAGTTTTTAAACGGAGATTCCGTTAACTGGAACAAGGTTTATTTCGGCGGCCATTCGCAGGGAAGCGGACACGCCGCGTTTCAAGGAAAGATCAAAGCCATCGGAAGGGTTTCGATTTACAGCGGCGTCGGGGATTATCATATCGCTTCGGCGACTCCCGCGACTTGGTTGGCTCAGAGCGGCCTGACCTCTTCCGCGTTCTTTTTCGGTTTGATCCATGTCGGAGACGGTGTCACGAATTTTTCCGGAAATTCGAATCAGGCTACGGATACGTGGCAAAGCGCCTTCGGGATGAACGGCGCCCTTACCGACGCCGACAGCGGAACCGCTCCGTTCGGAGGAACACAACGATTGACTACGAATCGCTGCGCGGGTCAGGACGAGAACAGCAAACACAACTGTACGATGATTCCCTCCCAACAGGCGGCTTGGGATTATATTAGTTTTCCTTAA
- a CDS encoding GNAT family N-acetyltransferase has protein sequence MKEIQSSELETRFANSLGQPIGTPLPDWKPASLPKKETIQGRFCRLEPLDPERHAESLYSANSLDAGGAMWTYLPYGPFKTFDEYQEWMKNTCLTEDPLFFAIFDLSSDRAVGLASYAEISPKAGSIEVGHLAYSPFMRQSPVSSEAMYLMMKNAFELGYRRYQWRCNALNLPSAIAAQRIGLSFEGIFRQANVLKGHSRDTAWFSAIDEEWPAIQEAFLKWLNPGNFDENGLQKVRLSDLTAPILKRKYGF, from the coding sequence ATGAAAGAAATCCAATCCTCCGAATTAGAAACACGATTTGCCAATTCTTTGGGACAACCGATCGGAACCCCGCTTCCCGATTGGAAACCTGCGTCGCTCCCGAAAAAGGAAACTATACAAGGAAGATTCTGCCGCTTGGAACCTCTCGATCCGGAAAGGCACGCAGAATCGCTCTATTCTGCCAATTCGTTGGACGCCGGAGGGGCGATGTGGACGTATCTTCCCTATGGACCTTTTAAAACGTTCGACGAATACCAAGAATGGATGAAGAATACGTGTCTGACGGAAGATCCGTTGTTTTTCGCGATCTTCGACTTGTCTTCCGATCGGGCCGTCGGACTTGCTAGTTACGCGGAGATTTCTCCGAAAGCCGGTTCGATCGAAGTCGGGCATCTGGCGTATTCTCCGTTCATGCGACAATCTCCGGTTTCGTCGGAAGCGATGTATCTTATGATGAAGAACGCGTTCGAACTCGGATATAGAAGATATCAATGGAGATGCAACGCTCTCAACTTGCCTTCCGCGATCGCGGCACAAAGAATCGGATTGTCCTTTGAAGGAATTTTTAGACAGGCCAATGTTCTAAAGGGTCATAGCCGCGATACCGCTTGGTTTTCGGCCATCGACGAGGAATGGCCGGCGATTCAAGAAGCGTTTTTGAAATGGTTAAATCCCGGCAATTTCGACGAGAACGGGCTTCAAAAAGTCCGCTTGAGCGATTTGACGGCGCCTATTCTCAAACGGAAATACGGTTTTTAG
- a CDS encoding metal-sulfur cluster assembly factor, translated as MLEAPTNALEEQIYEEVKKVEDPEIGISIAELGLIYRIKVEGDKAKIDMTYTSMACPAGPQMKQQVKDHALRVEGISDAEVEVVWVPKWDPREMATEEAKMDLGIFD; from the coding sequence ATGTTAGAAGCCCCCACAAACGCATTGGAAGAACAGATCTACGAAGAAGTAAAAAAAGTGGAGGATCCCGAAATCGGAATCTCCATCGCGGAACTCGGTCTCATCTATAGAATCAAAGTCGAAGGCGATAAGGCGAAGATCGACATGACTTACACCTCCATGGCCTGTCCAGCCGGACCTCAAATGAAACAACAAGTCAAGGATCATGCGCTTCGTGTGGAAGGAATCTCCGACGCGGAAGTGGAGGTGGTCTGGGTTCCGAAATGGGATCCGCGCGAAATGGCGACCGAAGAAGCCAAGATGGATCTCGGAATTTTCGACTGA
- the sufU gene encoding Fe-S cluster assembly sulfur transfer protein SufU encodes MSLSDSLYKEVILDHYQNPRFRGKLEPADLFEHGINPLCGDELELTINLVGETISDVRVTGKGCSISQASGSMMAESIRGKTVAEAENILSRFKNMFLEDKDPQFEEELEDLESMESVKKIPARIKCAVLPWNTLERALERASKRG; translated from the coding sequence GTGTCCTTAAGCGATAGTCTTTACAAAGAAGTCATTCTCGATCACTATCAAAATCCGAGATTTCGAGGCAAACTCGAACCGGCCGATCTTTTCGAACACGGAATCAATCCCCTTTGCGGCGATGAACTCGAGTTGACGATCAACCTCGTCGGAGAAACGATTTCGGACGTTCGCGTGACCGGAAAAGGATGTTCGATTTCCCAGGCCTCGGGTTCCATGATGGCGGAATCGATCCGAGGAAAAACGGTGGCGGAAGCGGAGAATATTCTCAGCCGATTTAAGAATATGTTTTTGGAAGATAAGGATCCGCAGTTCGAGGAAGAACTCGAGGATCTTGAATCGATGGAGTCCGTAAAAAAGATTCCCGCGCGGATCAAATGCGCGGTCCTTCCTTGGAATACTTTGGAACGCGCGTTGGAGCGAGCGTCCAAACGAGGTTGA